The proteins below are encoded in one region of Neisseria macacae ATCC 33926:
- the tpiA gene encoding triose-phosphate isomerase translates to MYHQIGMWDQKWVIGNWKMNGRLQNNNALMHRFRIMPTAERVLIGLAAPTVYLLQLHNAMQIVLNNRILTCAQDVSRFPNNGAYTGEVSAEMLADIGTDIVLIGHSERSLYFGEKNEIQRRKMENVLNVGLIPLLCVGESLEEREAGKEHEVIAHQLSVLHGLNTKNIAVAYEPVWAIGTGKVATVEQIADMHAFIYKEILSLCGSDVKIRVLYGGSVKADNAADIFAVPHVDGALVGGASLSYDSFTAIINAAQAS, encoded by the coding sequence ATGTATCACCAAATCGGAATGTGGGATCAAAAATGGGTCATCGGCAACTGGAAAATGAACGGCCGACTCCAAAACAACAACGCACTCATGCACCGCTTCCGCATCATGCCCACCGCCGAACGCGTCCTCATCGGCCTCGCCGCACCGACCGTTTACCTGTTGCAACTGCACAACGCCATGCAGATTGTCCTCAACAACCGCATCCTCACCTGCGCCCAAGACGTCAGCCGCTTCCCCAACAACGGCGCCTACACAGGCGAAGTTTCCGCAGAAATGCTCGCCGACATCGGCACAGACATCGTCCTCATCGGACACTCCGAACGAAGCCTCTATTTCGGCGAGAAAAACGAAATCCAACGCCGCAAAATGGAAAACGTCCTCAACGTAGGCCTCATTCCCCTATTGTGCGTCGGCGAAAGCCTCGAAGAGCGCGAAGCCGGCAAAGAACACGAAGTCATCGCCCACCAACTCTCCGTATTGCATGGACTGAACACCAAAAACATCGCCGTCGCCTACGAGCCGGTATGGGCAATCGGCACCGGCAAAGTCGCTACCGTAGAACAAATTGCCGACATGCACGCATTCATCTACAAAGAAATCTTGTCTTTGTGCGGAAGCGATGTTAAAATCCGCGTTCTTTACGGCGGAAGTGTGAAAGCAGACAATGCAGCCGACATCTTCGCAGTACCTCATGTAGACGGCGCATTGGTTGGTGGCGCGTCATTATCATATGACTCATTTACCGCCATCATCAACGCAGCACAAGCCTCGTAG
- the hutW gene encoding heme anaerobic degradation radical SAM methyltransferase ChuW/HutW, which translates to MEKQIVWTPRQSAPKAFPERQALMPIWGGIPIPRPQWQNIWRQKLPHAADSDALAYLHIPFCANHCVFCGFYRNAWKESYSSVYTDKIIEEMAAEAEIRQGNGKIRAVYFGGGTPTALQTPDLARLIRACYQYLPIADDCEFTIEGRMSHFDIEKAQACIEAGANRISIGVQTFDTAIRRRLGRKHGGDEAFAYLEKLCEINAVIVVDLMFGLPNQTDAVWQNDLERATALPLSGLDTYAFNLYPMLPINRMVEKGAFPAPPGFDVQADQYAYAVETLAQKGWNQVSNSHFAYPGRGERNRYNTLVKSNIPCWAFGSGAGGNFGGFSYQVQGDLDSYLATPKGEKNIAFMSGHSPNKTLLGQVQHDMETGRLNPSLFDGNAAAQKLIAQWQAMQLFEEQGSDGLIRLNTSGRYWSPTLIRKLMLTLPTQEKDQTMQKLSSEQQIMLRQSLEKNPGQVLEMLAAQNQCSFEDVIRCLPENCIRQTEGSRIVEILQAVAAWDEVVTFIAHTPDAIVEVTGKLPGGKVGRGFYNFDHPETDGGVHGHIYYENCAAIYLLERPFMGKDTCSLNFINRNGGAMFKIFVGRDEAGELKRHQIEAMRKLFEAA; encoded by the coding sequence ATGGAAAAGCAGATCGTTTGGACACCGCGCCAATCCGCGCCTAAAGCCTTTCCCGAACGGCAGGCGTTGATGCCGATATGGGGCGGCATACCGATTCCCCGTCCGCAATGGCAAAATATTTGGCGGCAGAAGCTCCCCCATGCCGCCGACTCCGACGCGCTTGCCTATCTGCACATCCCTTTCTGCGCCAACCACTGCGTGTTCTGCGGCTTCTACCGCAACGCGTGGAAAGAGAGTTACAGCAGCGTTTACACCGACAAAATTATCGAAGAAATGGCGGCGGAAGCCGAAATCCGTCAGGGCAACGGCAAAATCCGCGCCGTCTATTTCGGTGGCGGCACGCCCACCGCGCTGCAAACCCCAGACCTCGCCAGGCTCATCCGCGCCTGTTACCAATACCTGCCGATTGCCGACGACTGCGAGTTCACCATCGAAGGCCGCATGAGCCATTTCGACATAGAAAAAGCCCAAGCCTGCATCGAAGCGGGTGCCAACCGCATTTCCATCGGCGTGCAAACTTTCGACACCGCCATCCGCCGCCGCCTCGGCCGCAAACACGGCGGCGACGAAGCCTTTGCCTATCTGGAAAAACTGTGTGAAATCAATGCCGTCATCGTTGTCGATTTGATGTTCGGCCTGCCCAACCAAACCGACGCCGTTTGGCAAAACGATCTCGAACGCGCCACCGCCCTGCCTTTGTCCGGACTCGACACCTACGCCTTCAACCTCTATCCCATGCTGCCCATCAACCGTATGGTGGAGAAAGGCGCATTTCCCGCCCCGCCGGGTTTCGACGTTCAGGCCGACCAATACGCCTACGCCGTCGAAACGCTGGCGCAAAAAGGCTGGAACCAAGTCAGCAACAGCCATTTCGCCTATCCAGGCCGCGGCGAACGCAACCGCTACAATACCTTGGTCAAATCCAACATCCCCTGCTGGGCGTTCGGCTCCGGCGCAGGCGGCAATTTCGGCGGCTTCAGTTATCAGGTGCAGGGCGATTTGGACAGCTATCTCGCCACCCCGAAAGGCGAAAAAAACATCGCCTTCATGAGCGGCCACAGCCCGAACAAAACCCTGCTCGGACAAGTGCAGCACGATATGGAAACAGGTCGTCTGAATCCCTCGCTGTTTGACGGCAACGCCGCCGCGCAGAAACTGATTGCCCAATGGCAGGCAATGCAGCTCTTTGAAGAACAAGGTTCGGACGGCCTCATCCGCCTGAACACCAGCGGCCGCTACTGGTCGCCCACCCTCATCCGCAAACTCATGCTCACCCTCCCGACCCAAGAAAAGGATCAAACCATGCAAAAACTTTCATCCGAACAACAAATCATGTTGCGCCAATCATTGGAAAAAAATCCCGGCCAAGTGCTCGAAATGCTCGCCGCGCAAAACCAATGCAGCTTTGAAGACGTCATCCGCTGCCTGCCCGAAAACTGCATCCGCCAAACCGAAGGCAGCCGCATCGTCGAAATCCTCCAAGCCGTCGCCGCTTGGGACGAAGTCGTCACCTTCATCGCCCACACCCCCGACGCCATCGTCGAAGTTACCGGCAAACTGCCCGGCGGCAAAGTCGGCCGCGGCTTCTACAATTTCGACCATCCCGAAACCGACGGCGGCGTACACGGTCATATCTATTATGAAAACTGCGCCGCCATCTACCTTTTAGAACGCCCGTTTATGGGCAAAGATACCTGCTCACTCAACTTCATCAACCGCAACGGCGGCGCCATGTTCAAAATCTTCGTCGGCCGCGACGAAGCAGGCGAACTCAAACGACACCAAATCGAAGCCATGAGAAAACTGTTCGAGGCGGCTTAA
- a CDS encoding rhodanese-like domain-containing protein, with protein MTIPQLTPLQLQQWQEEGRAFHLLDVRTDEETAVCALPDAIHIPMNLIPLRQNELPDDDLPIVVYCHHGIRSLHTAMYLADAGFENLFNLQGGIDAWALQVDGMMARY; from the coding sequence ATGACGATCCCGCAACTCACCCCGCTGCAACTGCAACAATGGCAGGAAGAAGGCCGCGCGTTCCATCTGCTGGACGTGCGCACCGACGAGGAAACAGCCGTCTGCGCCCTGCCTGACGCCATCCATATCCCGATGAACCTGATTCCGCTGCGCCAAAACGAGCTGCCCGACGACGATTTGCCGATTGTCGTTTACTGCCACCACGGCATCCGCAGCCTGCATACGGCGATGTATCTGGCGGATGCGGGTTTTGAAAATCTGTTTAACCTGCAAGGCGGGATTGATGCTTGGGCTTTGCAGGTGGATGGGATGATGGCGAGATATTAA
- a CDS encoding protein-L-isoaspartate O-methyltransferase family protein translates to MDFEKARFNMVEQQIRPWDVLDFDVLDALEEIPRERFVNESLQGLAYADMELPLANGHKMLEPKIVARLAQGLKLTQTDTVLEIGTGSGYATALLAKLAGKVVSDDLDAEQQNRAKAVLDGLALNNIDYVQNNGLTEPSAGAPFDAVYVGGAVDSVPEVLKEQLKDGGRMAVIVGRQPVQRALLITRKGDEFEEKVLFDTLVAHLDDKENRPFGDFDF, encoded by the coding sequence ATGGATTTTGAAAAAGCGCGGTTCAATATGGTCGAACAGCAAATCCGTCCGTGGGATGTATTGGATTTTGACGTTTTGGACGCTTTGGAGGAGATTCCGCGCGAGCGTTTCGTGAACGAGTCTTTGCAGGGGTTGGCGTATGCCGACATGGAGCTGCCGCTTGCCAACGGACATAAGATGCTCGAGCCGAAAATCGTAGCGCGGTTGGCGCAGGGCTTGAAGCTGACCCAAACCGATACGGTTTTGGAAATCGGCACGGGTTCGGGCTATGCGACCGCGCTTTTGGCGAAACTGGCGGGTAAAGTGGTTTCAGACGACCTCGATGCCGAGCAGCAAAACCGCGCCAAAGCAGTGTTGGACGGTTTGGCTTTGAACAATATCGATTATGTGCAAAACAACGGGCTGACCGAGCCTTCCGCGGGCGCGCCGTTTGATGCGGTTTACGTCGGCGGCGCGGTGGATAGCGTGCCTGAAGTATTGAAAGAACAGTTGAAAGACGGCGGCCGCATGGCAGTCATCGTCGGCCGTCAGCCGGTACAACGCGCGCTGCTGATTACGCGCAAGGGCGACGAATTTGAAGAAAAAGTCCTGTTCGACACGCTGGTCGCGCATTTGGACGACAAAGAAAACCGTCCTTTCGGCGATTTCGATTTTTAA
- a CDS encoding GAF domain-containing protein, which produces MHALHFSASDKAALYREVLPQIESVVADETDWVANLANTAAVLKEAFGWFWVGFYLVDTRTDELVLAPFQGPLACTRIPFGRGVCGQAWAKGETMVVEDVNAHPDHIACSSLSRSEIVVPLFSDDLCIGVLDVDSEHLAQFDETDALYLGELAKILAKRFKASRQAA; this is translated from the coding sequence ATGCACGCGCTTCATTTTTCGGCTTCGGACAAGGCCGCGCTTTATCGGGAGGTGTTGCCGCAGATTGAGTCTGTGGTGGCGGACGAGACGGATTGGGTGGCGAATTTGGCGAACACGGCGGCGGTTTTGAAGGAAGCGTTCGGCTGGTTTTGGGTGGGCTTTTATTTGGTCGATACGCGTACGGACGAATTGGTTTTGGCGCCGTTTCAGGGGCCTTTGGCGTGTACGCGGATTCCGTTCGGGCGCGGGGTGTGCGGTCAGGCTTGGGCGAAGGGCGAGACGATGGTCGTCGAGGATGTGAACGCGCATCCCGACCATATTGCCTGCTCGTCTTTGTCGCGTTCGGAAATTGTGGTTCCGCTGTTTTCAGACGACCTCTGTATCGGCGTGTTGGACGTGGACAGCGAGCATTTGGCGCAGTTTGATGAAACGGATGCTTTGTATTTGGGCGAACTGGCGAAGATTTTGGCGAAGCGGTTTAAGGCTTCACGTCAGGCGGCTTGA
- a CDS encoding OmpA family protein yields MKLLKSLTVAALAIPLALTGCVTDPVSGQRNTSKTAMYGLGGAAVCGIVGALTHGGKGARNSALACGAIGAGVGGYMDYQEKKLRENLKNTNIEVERQGNQIKLVMPENVTFATGSAALSDQARNALATASETLVQYPDTTLTINGHTDNTGNDAINEPLSRNRALAVADYLQSRGVNGSRLTTAGYGSRHPIASNATVEGRAQNRRVEILINPDQNAINAAKQQM; encoded by the coding sequence ATGAAACTCTTGAAATCCCTAACCGTTGCCGCATTGGCAATCCCTTTGGCACTGACCGGCTGCGTAACCGACCCTGTAAGCGGACAACGCAACACCAGCAAAACCGCCATGTACGGCTTGGGCGGCGCGGCAGTGTGCGGCATCGTCGGCGCACTGACCCATGGCGGCAAAGGCGCGCGCAATTCCGCGTTGGCGTGTGGCGCGATTGGCGCGGGCGTAGGCGGCTACATGGACTATCAAGAGAAAAAACTGCGCGAAAACCTGAAAAACACCAACATCGAAGTGGAACGCCAAGGCAACCAAATCAAGTTGGTGATGCCTGAAAACGTCACCTTCGCCACAGGCAGCGCGGCATTGAGCGATCAGGCGCGAAACGCTTTGGCGACCGCCTCCGAAACGCTGGTGCAATACCCCGACACGACCTTGACGATTAACGGTCATACCGACAACACCGGCAATGATGCCATCAACGAACCGCTGTCCCGAAATCGCGCGCTTGCCGTTGCCGACTACCTGCAATCGCGCGGCGTGAACGGCTCGCGCCTGACCACCGCCGGCTACGGCTCGCGCCACCCGATCGCGTCTAACGCCACAGTCGAAGGTCGCGCCCAAAACCGCCGCGTCGAGATTTTGATCAATCCCGACCAAAACGCCATCAACGCGGCGAAACAGCAAATGTAA
- a CDS encoding NAD(P)H-binding protein encodes MQLIFGANGPSGRAFIRTLTNPTDTVAVLRRPSEDSFFSDHHIQTTVADALDADALDKVFAQYRPDSVISFVGGKNEQGIRSDALGNINIIAAAQSANPQARFILITSMGCGEQWDMMSEPFKQALGEAVRAKTEAEIYLKQSSLNWTILRPCGLDNSEDNRHILTDRPDGIPKNYMSRNGLATAVAAVLQDPSSIGKVYTVGAGS; translated from the coding sequence ATGCAACTCATCTTCGGTGCCAACGGCCCATCCGGCCGCGCATTCATCCGCACGCTCACCAACCCCACCGATACCGTCGCCGTCTTAAGAAGGCCGTCTGAAGACTCGTTCTTCAGCGATCATCACATTCAGACGACCGTAGCCGATGCACTCGATGCCGACGCGCTCGACAAAGTATTCGCACAATACCGCCCCGACAGCGTCATCAGTTTCGTCGGCGGCAAAAACGAACAAGGCATACGCAGCGACGCACTGGGCAACATCAACATCATCGCCGCCGCCCAGTCCGCCAATCCGCAAGCCCGTTTCATCCTGATTACCAGCATGGGCTGCGGCGAACAATGGGACATGATGAGCGAACCCTTCAAACAAGCCCTTGGCGAAGCCGTCCGCGCCAAAACCGAAGCCGAAATCTACCTCAAACAAAGCAGCCTGAACTGGACCATCCTCCGCCCCTGCGGTTTGGACAACAGCGAAGACAACCGCCACATCCTGACCGACCGCCCCGACGGCATCCCTAAAAACTACATGAGCCGAAACGGACTCGCCACCGCCGTCGCCGCCGTCCTGCAAGACCCCAGCAGCATCGGTAAGGTTTACACCGTCGGCGCAGGCAGTTAA
- a CDS encoding pyridoxamine 5'-phosphate oxidase family protein, with product MQPIPDNIIKFLHANHVISIAAAADGEIWSACCFYVPDEAQARLIVLTSARSKHGSLMLKNPNIAGTIAGQPENIAKINGIQLTASAQLLTDETEKKAALALYYKAHPLARAMKSDVWSLRLENVKFTDNKLVFAQKTLWQHEAQNA from the coding sequence ATGCAGCCCATCCCCGACAACATCATCAAATTCCTACACGCCAACCATGTGATCAGCATTGCGGCAGCCGCAGACGGCGAAATTTGGAGCGCCTGCTGCTTTTATGTGCCCGATGAAGCGCAAGCAAGGCTGATTGTCCTGACTTCGGCACGTTCCAAACACGGCAGCCTGATGCTGAAAAATCCAAACATCGCCGGAACCATCGCAGGCCAGCCGGAAAATATCGCCAAAATCAACGGAATACAGCTGACGGCCAGCGCGCAACTGCTGACTGACGAAACAGAGAAAAAAGCAGCGCTCGCCCTCTATTACAAAGCCCATCCGCTTGCCCGCGCGATGAAAAGCGATGTTTGGTCGTTGCGTCTGGAAAACGTGAAATTTACGGACAACAAACTGGTTTTCGCCCAAAAAACCCTTTGGCAGCATGAAGCCCAAAACGCCTGA
- a CDS encoding YoaK family protein gives MTANHHEETPNEPQQPTSRHKRRHERLHAPPFWQADRPYLHEHHISDARFRRLGYIMAMLAGAINAGGFFAFSRYTSHVTGSMSMLADAVYLREWLTAAVALISVLCFIVGAAHSGWVVLWTQQKRFRGSFGFSMWLEAVYLLIFGLFGLTTSKWNIGDGNLVFPSLALFLMCFIMGMHNTVMTLLSGGAIRSTHMTGTATDLGIELSRALYYSKKHHPRLPHVHVNKPKMWLLNGLMWAFLLGGVVGAWGYHKIGHHFALPVSAVLFILGAGSVGYDVKVRLKFALAGWYRRHRAKQR, from the coding sequence ATGACGGCAAATCATCACGAAGAAACACCAAACGAGCCACAGCAGCCGACCAGCCGCCACAAGCGTCGGCACGAACGCCTGCACGCGCCGCCGTTTTGGCAGGCGGACAGGCCGTATCTGCACGAACACCATATTTCCGATGCGCGCTTCCGCAGGCTGGGCTATATCATGGCGATGTTGGCGGGCGCAATCAATGCGGGCGGTTTCTTTGCGTTTTCACGTTATACGTCGCACGTTACCGGCTCGATGTCGATGCTGGCGGACGCTGTTTATCTGCGCGAATGGTTAACGGCGGCGGTGGCTTTGATCAGCGTGTTGTGTTTCATTGTCGGCGCGGCGCATTCGGGCTGGGTGGTTTTGTGGACGCAGCAGAAGCGGTTTCGCGGCAGCTTCGGTTTTTCCATGTGGCTGGAAGCGGTTTATCTGCTGATATTCGGCTTGTTCGGTCTGACGACATCGAAGTGGAACATCGGGGACGGGAATTTGGTTTTCCCGTCGTTGGCTTTGTTTTTAATGTGTTTCATCATGGGAATGCACAATACGGTGATGACGCTTTTGTCCGGCGGCGCCATCCGTTCGACACACATGACCGGCACGGCGACCGACTTGGGCATCGAGCTTTCGCGTGCGCTGTATTATTCAAAAAAACATCATCCGCGCCTGCCTCATGTTCATGTCAACAAACCGAAAATGTGGCTGTTGAACGGCTTGATGTGGGCATTTCTATTGGGCGGCGTCGTGGGTGCTTGGGGCTACCACAAAATCGGACACCATTTCGCGCTGCCGGTATCCGCCGTCTTGTTCATCTTGGGCGCAGGGTCTGTGGGCTATGATGTGAAAGTGCGCTTGAAATTTGCGCTGGCGGGCTGGTATCGGCGGCATCGTGCGAAACAGCGTTAA
- the secG gene encoding preprotein translocase subunit SecG produces the protein MEAFKTLIWIINIISALSVVVLVLLQHGKGADAGATFGSGSGSAQGVFGSAGNANFLSRATAIAATFFFATCMAMVYIHTHTNKHGLDFSDVKQTQQAPKPAAPAENQPAPAAPAPQQQK, from the coding sequence ATGGAAGCCTTTAAAACCCTTATCTGGATTATTAATATTATTTCCGCTTTGTCAGTGGTTGTGTTAGTATTGCTGCAACACGGCAAAGGCGCGGACGCAGGCGCGACCTTCGGGTCAGGCAGCGGCAGCGCACAGGGCGTATTCGGTTCCGCAGGCAACGCAAACTTCCTGAGCCGCGCAACCGCCATCGCAGCGACTTTCTTCTTCGCAACCTGCATGGCAATGGTTTATATCCATACCCATACAAACAAACACGGTTTGGACTTCAGCGATGTGAAACAAACCCAGCAGGCTCCGAAACCTGCCGCTCCCGCTGAAAACCAACCCGCACCTGCTGCACCCGCTCCTCAGCAGCAGAAATAA